Proteins from a single region of Caloramator sp. E03:
- a CDS encoding glycosyltransferase family 4 protein: MDYMFNYFNKMLQKSSKEYETELIDNLKEIQDLILRFNKSNGNIKSDVGKKLYQRLKDIGCISYSIDILKKLIELQPKKNSLYMELNISKEKLALLNDTSHKSPSPYIKNKYTIYNMDGYNKILHVLNTSMPYVNNGYSIRSDYIIKKQKEYGFKPVAVTRPGFPNDFFPNAILNSQKILLETFDDIHYYRPYLNEFMRCTPIKQYISHFSGAISYVVAKESPHIIHAASNYVIGLSALNAARGNNRPFVYEIRGFWELSKASKEPLFAFSEEFSLSQLIETYLSYEADIVVVICEHLKEELISRGVDENKIYIVPNGVDCNRFVPLEPDKLIKEKYNLYNCFVIGYIGSIVNYEGLQNLIEALRCLKKKGYSDIRLVIVGEGESRKNLEELSRELSLQDSIIFIGKIPHNQVVQFYSAFDICVYPRLKKKVTDMVTPLKPLEAMACGKAVVCSDVDAMKEIIIPEVNGLIFNNTIEDLCRKIQLLYLNKDFKISLGNKSRKWVESNRDWDNIVKIYEEIYRNIYEKSKG; this comes from the coding sequence ATGGATTATATGTTTAACTATTTTAATAAAATGCTTCAAAAATCCTCAAAAGAATATGAAACAGAGCTTATAGACAATTTAAAGGAAATACAGGATTTAATACTTCGTTTTAATAAAAGCAATGGAAATATAAAGAGTGACGTAGGAAAAAAATTATATCAAAGGCTTAAAGATATAGGCTGCATATCCTATAGTATTGATATCTTAAAAAAATTGATAGAACTTCAGCCTAAGAAAAACTCTCTATATATGGAACTCAATATTAGCAAAGAAAAACTTGCACTATTGAATGATACTTCTCATAAATCCCCATCACCATATATAAAAAATAAATATACTATCTACAACATGGATGGATATAATAAAATTCTCCATGTTTTAAATACGTCTATGCCTTATGTGAATAACGGTTATAGTATTCGCTCTGATTATATAATAAAAAAACAAAAGGAATATGGATTTAAGCCTGTTGCTGTTACAAGACCGGGTTTCCCTAATGATTTTTTCCCAAACGCTATATTAAATTCCCAGAAAATCCTGTTGGAAACCTTTGATGATATACACTACTATAGACCTTATTTAAATGAATTTATGCGCTGTACCCCAATAAAACAATATATATCACACTTTTCAGGTGCTATAAGTTATGTAGTAGCAAAGGAATCTCCACATATAATACATGCTGCTTCGAACTATGTTATAGGCTTATCTGCCCTCAACGCTGCCAGAGGGAACAATAGGCCTTTTGTATATGAAATAAGAGGATTTTGGGAATTATCTAAAGCATCAAAGGAACCTCTTTTTGCTTTTTCTGAAGAATTTAGCCTGTCTCAGCTTATTGAAACATATCTATCTTATGAAGCCGATATTGTAGTGGTTATATGCGAACATTTAAAAGAAGAGCTTATAAGCCGAGGAGTTGACGAAAATAAAATTTATATAGTCCCTAACGGTGTAGATTGCAACCGTTTTGTACCTTTAGAACCTGATAAATTAATTAAAGAGAAATATAATTTGTATAACTGCTTTGTTATAGGCTATATAGGAAGTATAGTAAATTATGAAGGGCTGCAGAACCTTATTGAAGCTTTAAGATGTCTTAAAAAGAAGGGATATTCAGATATTAGACTTGTTATTGTGGGAGAAGGCGAAAGTAGAAAAAACTTAGAAGAACTTTCAAGAGAACTTTCTCTTCAGGATTCAATTATTTTCATAGGGAAAATACCTCATAACCAGGTTGTACAATTTTACTCTGCTTTTGATATATGTGTATACCCAAGGTTGAAAAAGAAGGTTACTGATATGGTAACTCCATTGAAGCCTCTTGAGGCTATGGCTTGTGGCAAAGCAGTTGTATGTTCTGATGTAGATGCTATGAAGGAAATTATAATCCCTGAAGTAAACGGGCTAATCTTTAATAATACAATTGAAGATTTATGCAGGAAAATTCAGCTTTTATATTTAAACAAAGACTTTAAAATAAGTTTGGGAAATAAATCAAGAAAATGGGTTGAAAGCAATAGAGATTGGGACAATATTGTAAAAATATATGAAGAGATTTATAGAAATATTTATGAGAAATCAAAAGGGTGA
- the panD gene encoding aspartate 1-decarboxylase, which translates to MLLNMLKSKIHRATVTEANLNYVGSITIDEDLMDAADLLENERVQIVNINNGKRFDTYVIKGERGKGQICLNGAAARLVHPGDKVIIMSYCFVDYSEAKDIKPKVVLVDDNNRVERIIQEREGMVV; encoded by the coding sequence ATGCTTTTAAATATGCTAAAGTCAAAGATACACAGGGCAACGGTTACAGAGGCAAACCTTAACTATGTTGGAAGCATTACAATAGATGAGGATTTAATGGATGCGGCAGACCTTTTGGAAAACGAAAGGGTTCAGATTGTAAACATAAACAACGGTAAAAGGTTTGATACCTATGTTATAAAGGGAGAAAGAGGAAAAGGGCAGATTTGTCTTAACGGTGCAGCAGCAAGGCTTGTTCATCCTGGGGATAAGGTAATAATAATGTCCTACTGCTTTGTTGACTATAGTGAGGCAAAGGATATAAAGCCTAAAGTTGTGCTTGTAGATGATAATAATAGGGTAGAGAGGATTATACAGGAAAGAGAGGGAATGGTAGTATAA
- the panC gene encoding pantoate--beta-alanine ligase has translation MEIIRSVTEMKSVIWDIKNTKKSIGFVPTMGYLHDGHKSLIERARLENDTVVVSIFVNPTQFGPGEDFERYPRDEERDKKVCLDAGCDIIFMPESQDMYKDNYSTYVEVLNLTEGLCGASRPGHFRGVATVVTKLFNIVKPDRAYFGEKDAQQLIVIKRMVEDLNMDVEVVGCPIVRERDGLALSSRNTYLNEDERVQALNLYKSLNLAKNMIDKGERDVKIIRDEMIKLINTAKDAKIDYVEFVDTENLKPINIIKGEVLIALAVKIGKTRLIDNIKIKCND, from the coding sequence ATGGAAATAATAAGAAGCGTAACGGAGATGAAAAGCGTTATTTGGGATATTAAAAATACTAAAAAGAGCATAGGCTTTGTGCCTACTATGGGATATCTTCACGATGGGCATAAAAGCCTTATTGAAAGGGCAAGATTAGAAAACGATACTGTTGTAGTCAGCATATTTGTAAATCCTACTCAGTTTGGACCGGGGGAGGATTTTGAAAGATATCCAAGGGATGAGGAGAGGGATAAAAAAGTATGCCTTGATGCAGGGTGTGATATTATATTTATGCCAGAGAGCCAAGATATGTATAAGGATAATTATTCAACCTATGTTGAGGTTTTAAATTTAACAGAGGGGCTTTGCGGTGCTTCAAGGCCAGGGCATTTTAGAGGCGTTGCAACGGTTGTTACAAAGCTTTTTAATATAGTAAAGCCTGACAGGGCATACTTTGGGGAAAAGGACGCTCAGCAGCTTATTGTAATAAAAAGAATGGTTGAGGATTTGAATATGGATGTTGAAGTTGTAGGATGCCCAATAGTGAGGGAAAGGGACGGACTTGCACTAAGCTCGAGAAATACATATCTTAATGAGGATGAAAGAGTACAGGCCCTAAACCTTTATAAATCCTTAAACCTTGCAAAGAATATGATAGATAAGGGAGAGAGGGATGTAAAAATAATTAGGGACGAGATGATAAAACTTATAAATACTGCAAAGGATGCAAAGATTGATTATGTTGAATTTGTTGATACTGAAAATTTAAAGCCTATAAATATAATTAAAGGCGAGGTTTTAATCGCCCTTGCAGTTAAAATAGGCAAAACAAGGCTTATAGATAATATTAAAATAAAATGTAATGATTAG
- the panB gene encoding 3-methyl-2-oxobutanoate hydroxymethyltransferase codes for MKNTVATFKEAKEKGIKLTMLTAYDYSFAKLVDEAGIDGILVGDSLGMVALGYENTLSVTIDDMIHHIKAVRRGAKNALIVGDMPFLSYHISVEDSVKNAGRLIQEGGCHAVKLEGGIEVLDKVKAIIKAQIPVMGHIGLTPQSVNMLGGFKVQGKSKEQIKKLIDDAKYLEEAGVFSIVLEAVPDEVAKIITESISIPTIGIGAGKYCDGQILVINDMLGLFSDFTPKFVKRYRNLGEEIKSGILEYIEDVREGKFPEDAHSFKLNKEISDEIKKLY; via the coding sequence ATGAAAAATACAGTTGCAACTTTTAAAGAGGCAAAGGAAAAGGGTATAAAGCTTACTATGCTTACAGCCTATGATTATTCCTTTGCAAAGCTTGTTGATGAGGCAGGAATTGATGGAATATTAGTAGGTGATTCCCTTGGCATGGTTGCATTAGGCTATGAAAACACATTATCCGTTACAATTGATGATATGATTCATCATATAAAGGCAGTAAGACGAGGGGCTAAAAATGCACTTATAGTTGGAGATATGCCTTTTCTTTCATATCATATATCAGTTGAAGATTCTGTAAAAAACGCAGGAAGGCTCATTCAGGAGGGAGGATGCCACGCTGTAAAGCTTGAGGGTGGAATTGAGGTTTTAGATAAGGTAAAGGCCATAATAAAGGCACAAATTCCTGTTATGGGGCATATAGGCTTAACTCCCCAGTCGGTAAATATGCTTGGGGGCTTTAAGGTGCAAGGTAAATCAAAGGAGCAGATAAAAAAGCTTATAGATGATGCAAAGTATCTTGAGGAGGCCGGGGTATTTTCTATAGTTTTAGAGGCTGTACCTGATGAGGTTGCTAAAATTATTACTGAATCCATATCAATCCCAACCATAGGCATCGGTGCAGGAAAATACTGCGATGGACAAATACTTGTTATAAACGATATGCTTGGACTTTTTAGCGATTTTACTCCAAAGTTTGTAAAAAGGTATAGAAATCTTGGGGAGGAGATAAAGTCTGGAATTTTAGAATATATTGAAGATGTAAGAGAGGGAAAATTCCCTGAGGATGCACATTCTTTTAAGCTTAATAAAGAAATTTCCGATGAGATAAAAAAGCTGTATTAG
- a CDS encoding Rossmann-like and DUF2520 domain-containing protein, with product MEKMKIGFIGAGKVGCAFGRYLTERGLDVEGYYSRSILSCQSAADFTKTKVLSLEELILSCDYIFITTPDNVISSLWESIKNFDLKGKSIFHMSGCLTTDVFCDAKKIGVFSYSLHPLYPFTDRECYKYLKDVIFSVEGENINNIKSFLDLAGLKYFLIDKNDKAKYHAAAVFASNYIVSLAKISKEILLECNMDEKFIVDAIYPLMQGAILNIKEKGVEDSLTGPIVRGDYNTIKLHLDSIEKYKEIYKSLGLTALNIEMEKLKRCKDEDCMEKMEKLNKIEKMLRGDK from the coding sequence GTGGAAAAAATGAAAATAGGTTTTATTGGCGCTGGAAAGGTAGGTTGTGCCTTTGGACGCTATCTTACTGAAAGAGGACTTGATGTTGAAGGTTATTACAGCAGGTCTATTTTATCATGTCAAAGTGCTGCAGACTTTACAAAAACAAAGGTTTTATCCTTAGAGGAGCTAATCCTATCCTGTGACTACATATTCATTACAACTCCTGATAATGTTATATCATCCCTTTGGGAGAGCATTAAAAATTTTGATTTAAAAGGAAAAAGCATATTTCATATGAGCGGGTGTTTAACCACCGATGTTTTTTGTGATGCAAAAAAGATTGGGGTTTTTTCCTATTCCCTTCATCCCCTTTATCCCTTTACCGATAGAGAATGTTATAAATACTTAAAGGATGTTATTTTTTCTGTAGAAGGAGAAAATATAAATAACATAAAATCTTTTTTAGATTTGGCAGGGCTTAAATATTTTTTAATAGATAAAAATGATAAGGCAAAATATCATGCAGCGGCAGTATTTGCTTCAAATTATATCGTGTCTTTAGCCAAGATTTCCAAGGAAATACTGTTAGAGTGCAATATGGATGAAAAGTTTATAGTTGATGCAATATATCCACTTATGCAGGGAGCTATTTTAAACATAAAAGAAAAGGGTGTTGAAGATTCTTTAACAGGGCCAATAGTCAGGGGAGATTACAACACTATAAAGCTTCATCTTGACAGTATTGAAAAATATAAGGAAATATATAAAAGTTTAGGACTTACAGCACTAAATATTGAAATGGAAAAACTAAAAAGATGCAAAGATGAAGATTGCATGGAGAAAATGGAAAAGCTAAATAAAATAGAAAAAATGTTAAGGGGAGATAAGTAA
- a CDS encoding Gfo/Idh/MocA family protein — MKIKVGIVGCGSICQYRHAPEYANNPNVQIVAFYDPNEERAEKMVEKYGGYVAKSYEEIIEDPNIDAISDCSTNEMHHIVTCKALRNNKHVLCEKPMAISVELAEEMVKASNETGKILMIDHNQRLAAGHIKAKEILKSGELGRVLTFHTVFGHKGPEYWSVNKSNSTWFFNKNRSVLGVAGDLGIHKIDLIRYLLEDDIVEVSSFESTLDKKDDKGNKIEVSDNMVCILRTEKGSLGTAAFSWTYYGNEDNSTTLYCEKGIMKIYGDPSYQIIITKFNGDEILYRTGAIQTNDNQTSTGIIDEFISSILEKRRPLITGEDGLKVLKVVFAAIESSKKGIKIRL, encoded by the coding sequence ATGAAAATTAAAGTTGGAATAGTAGGTTGTGGATCTATATGTCAGTATAGGCATGCACCTGAGTATGCTAATAATCCCAATGTCCAAATTGTAGCATTTTATGATCCTAATGAAGAAAGAGCAGAAAAAATGGTTGAAAAATATGGAGGGTATGTTGCCAAAAGCTATGAAGAAATAATAGAGGATCCTAATATTGATGCTATAAGTGATTGTTCTACAAATGAGATGCACCATATTGTAACTTGTAAAGCTCTTAGAAATAATAAGCATGTATTATGTGAAAAACCTATGGCAATATCAGTTGAATTAGCTGAGGAAATGGTTAAAGCAAGCAATGAAACTGGTAAAATACTTATGATTGATCATAATCAAAGACTTGCGGCAGGGCATATAAAAGCAAAGGAGATTTTAAAAAGTGGAGAGCTTGGAAGAGTATTAACTTTTCATACTGTTTTTGGCCACAAGGGACCTGAATACTGGAGTGTAAATAAAAGCAATTCAACATGGTTTTTTAATAAAAATCGCTCAGTTCTTGGAGTTGCAGGGGATTTAGGTATTCATAAGATTGATCTTATAAGATATCTTCTTGAAGATGACATAGTTGAGGTTAGTTCTTTTGAGAGCACACTTGATAAAAAGGATGATAAAGGTAATAAAATAGAAGTTAGTGACAATATGGTATGTATTTTAAGAACGGAAAAAGGCTCACTTGGTACTGCAGCTTTTAGCTGGACTTATTATGGTAACGAAGATAATAGCACAACATTATACTGTGAAAAGGGTATAATGAAAATTTATGGTGATCCTTCATATCAAATTATAATAACAAAATTTAATGGAGATGAAATATTATATAGGACAGGAGCTATTCAGACTAATGACAATCAAACAAGTACAGGAATAATTGATGAATTTATATCTTCAATACTTGAAAAAAGAAGACCACTTATAACTGGTGAAGATGGATTAAAGGTATTAAAGGTTGTTTTTGCTGCAATAGAATCATCAAAAAAAGGTATTAAAATTAGATTGTAG
- a CDS encoding sugar phosphate isomerase/epimerase family protein: MKLGFLTGCLGDIPIEEKIIWAKKQGFDCIEVSCWPKVNTRDYSGTDIDVENFDEKIAEKLKMILKRENIFISSLAYYDNNLHEDLKIRKSYHNHLKKVIDAAQLLDVEMVGTFIGRNMKLTINDNFKLFETVFSEILDYAKERNVKIIIENCPMIGWNKDGFSGTISYSPELWDEMFRRLPYDNFGLNFDPSHLVWLKVDYIRALKDYKNKIFHIHAKDTEIKEEMLSYYSIFGKQINKMNEWDNGWNFGRIPGRGQINWDEFFRTLREINYDGVISIEHEDKEYEGSIEKIKEGLELGKNFLRKYI; this comes from the coding sequence ATGAAATTAGGATTTTTAACAGGTTGCCTTGGGGATATACCAATTGAAGAAAAGATAATATGGGCAAAAAAACAAGGGTTTGACTGCATTGAAGTATCATGCTGGCCTAAAGTAAATACAAGAGATTATTCAGGTACAGATATTGATGTTGAAAATTTTGATGAAAAGATTGCTGAAAAATTAAAGATGATTCTTAAAAGAGAGAATATTTTTATTTCATCACTGGCTTATTATGATAATAACCTTCATGAAGATTTAAAGATAAGAAAATCCTATCATAATCATTTAAAAAAGGTAATTGATGCTGCACAGCTTTTAGATGTAGAAATGGTTGGAACATTTATTGGAAGGAATATGAAGCTTACTATAAATGATAATTTTAAGCTATTTGAAACAGTTTTTAGTGAAATACTTGATTATGCAAAGGAAAGAAATGTAAAGATAATTATAGAGAATTGCCCGATGATTGGATGGAATAAGGATGGGTTTTCAGGTACTATTTCTTATTCACCAGAACTTTGGGATGAAATGTTTAGAAGACTCCCTTATGATAATTTTGGGCTCAATTTTGATCCTTCTCATCTTGTTTGGCTTAAAGTAGATTATATTAGAGCACTAAAGGATTATAAAAATAAAATATTTCATATTCATGCCAAAGATACAGAAATTAAAGAAGAAATGCTTTCATATTACAGCATATTTGGTAAACAGATAAATAAGATGAATGAATGGGATAATGGATGGAACTTTGGAAGGATACCAGGAAGGGGACAAATTAATTGGGATGAGTTTTTTAGAACGTTAAGAGAAATAAATTATGATGGAGTAATTAGTATAGAACATGAGGATAAGGAATATGAGGGCTCAATAGAAAAAATCAAAGAAGGACTTGAATTAGGGAAAAATTTTTTAAGAAAGTATATATAA
- a CDS encoding ABC transporter permease — protein MIESEVVKNKKSKYLISKFLWFWTNYSVVVAFFIIVTIVAVINKDFLTKANIINIIRQASIIGIISLGMSLVILTGGIDLSVGSVLALVGGISLITLNKTGSVLISVLCALLSGATIGLINGLLITKGKITPFIVTLGIMASARSLILYISKGGSISGKVPKYIQIANGEIVGIAYPIFIFLFLTILMIILSQKTKFGRYVYAIGSNEKAALLSAINIDKIKIIVYMICSTLTALSAVIESSRLNSISSASSGISYELDAIAGVIIGGTRMSGGKGKVIGTFFGILILGVLNNTLNLMNVSPYLQGLVKGLIIITAVLLQKKE, from the coding sequence ATGATTGAAAGTGAAGTAGTTAAAAATAAAAAAAGTAAATATTTAATCTCTAAATTTTTATGGTTTTGGACAAATTATAGTGTTGTTGTTGCTTTTTTTATCATTGTAACAATTGTTGCAGTAATTAATAAAGATTTTTTAACTAAAGCAAACATAATTAATATTATCAGACAGGCATCTATTATAGGAATAATTTCACTTGGAATGTCTCTTGTAATTCTAACAGGAGGGATTGATCTTTCAGTAGGATCGGTATTGGCTCTTGTTGGAGGTATTTCATTAATTACTTTAAATAAGACTGGAAGTGTATTAATATCGGTACTTTGTGCATTGTTATCAGGAGCTACTATAGGACTAATAAATGGGCTTTTAATAACTAAAGGTAAAATTACTCCTTTTATTGTAACGCTGGGTATTATGGCATCGGCAAGATCTTTAATATTATATATATCAAAAGGTGGAAGTATATCTGGAAAAGTTCCAAAGTATATACAAATTGCAAACGGTGAGATTGTAGGTATAGCTTATCCTATTTTTATATTTCTTTTTCTTACAATACTTATGATTATCCTTTCACAAAAAACTAAATTTGGACGGTATGTTTATGCAATTGGAAGCAATGAAAAGGCGGCACTTCTTTCTGCTATAAATATAGATAAAATAAAAATCATAGTTTATATGATTTGTTCTACATTAACAGCACTTTCAGCAGTAATTGAATCTTCAAGACTAAATTCAATTTCTTCTGCAAGTTCAGGAATATCCTATGAGCTTGATGCAATAGCTGGTGTTATAATTGGTGGGACAAGGATGTCTGGAGGTAAGGGTAAGGTTATAGGTACTTTTTTTGGAATATTAATTCTTGGTGTTTTAAATAATACATTAAATCTTATGAACGTATCACCTTATCTTCAGGGATTAGTTAAAGGATTAATAATAATAACTGCAGTCTTATTACAGAAAAAAGAGTAA
- a CDS encoding sugar ABC transporter ATP-binding protein, which yields MEDYILQMTNICKAYNKVEVLKEVNFNVKYGEIHALIGENGAGKSTLMNILGGVTQKDSGIIKLMGREVNLLNTLDAKKNGISFIHQELNLVNDLTVYENMFLGSEIVNKFGFIDVEKMCKKSQEILNSMDINIDPKTNVGELDVSFKQIVEIARALLQDSKIIIMDEPTTSLSDHEIENLFKLMKGLKQSGVSIIFISHKLKEVMRICDSYTVLRDGVVTGTGNIQDTDEQQLTRLMVGKSIATLEYYRKREIGDVVLEVKSLNSKYFKNINFKLHKGEILGFTGLSGDGRSELFQSIFGYLKLNTGEILIKNNVCKINHPNKALKSGIALLPKNRKENAIIKDMNVVENITISSLEKFVKGFIIDSKKEIESCKERIEETKIKVMDINMPITNLSGGNQQKVVLSKWIEADADIIILDNPTQGVDIGAKSDMYELIMKLAEKGKGIIVLSSEVPEILKLCDRIYVMYHGEITGILNREEANEENIMLYAAGVKRSEVS from the coding sequence GTGGAGGATTATATTTTGCAGATGACAAATATATGCAAGGCCTATAATAAGGTTGAAGTTCTAAAGGAAGTAAATTTCAATGTAAAATATGGAGAAATTCATGCTTTAATAGGAGAAAACGGAGCAGGAAAGTCCACACTAATGAATATACTTGGAGGAGTAACCCAAAAGGATAGTGGTATTATAAAACTTATGGGAAGAGAAGTTAATCTTTTAAATACATTAGATGCAAAAAAAAATGGAATTAGTTTCATTCATCAAGAATTAAACCTTGTAAATGATTTGACCGTTTATGAAAATATGTTTCTTGGATCAGAAATAGTCAATAAGTTTGGATTTATTGATGTTGAAAAAATGTGCAAAAAAAGTCAAGAGATATTAAATAGTATGGACATTAATATCGATCCTAAAACAAATGTTGGAGAGCTTGATGTGTCTTTTAAGCAAATAGTTGAAATAGCAAGGGCATTGCTTCAGGATTCAAAAATAATAATAATGGACGAACCAACTACTTCACTTTCTGACCACGAAATAGAAAATCTCTTTAAACTTATGAAAGGATTAAAGCAATCTGGTGTAAGTATTATATTTATTTCTCACAAGTTAAAGGAAGTTATGAGAATTTGTGATAGTTATACAGTATTAAGAGATGGAGTGGTTACTGGTACAGGAAATATACAGGATACAGATGAGCAACAATTAACTAGATTAATGGTTGGCAAAAGCATAGCTACTTTGGAATACTATAGAAAAAGAGAAATAGGGGATGTAGTTCTTGAGGTAAAAAGTCTTAATAGTAAATATTTCAAAAATATAAATTTTAAATTGCATAAAGGGGAAATATTAGGATTTACAGGGCTATCGGGAGATGGAAGATCTGAACTTTTTCAGAGTATATTTGGATATTTAAAATTAAATACGGGAGAAATTTTAATAAAAAATAATGTTTGTAAAATAAATCATCCCAATAAAGCACTTAAATCAGGAATAGCATTGCTCCCTAAAAATCGAAAAGAAAATGCTATTATCAAAGATATGAATGTAGTAGAAAATATCACAATAAGTTCTCTTGAAAAGTTTGTAAAAGGATTTATTATTGATTCAAAAAAAGAAATTGAGAGCTGTAAAGAAAGAATTGAAGAAACAAAAATCAAAGTAATGGATATTAATATGCCAATTACTAATCTAAGTGGAGGCAACCAGCAAAAGGTTGTATTATCAAAATGGATTGAGGCAGATGCGGATATAATAATACTTGACAATCCAACGCAAGGTGTGGATATTGGGGCCAAAAGTGATATGTATGAGCTTATTATGAAGCTTGCAGAAAAAGGGAAAGGAATAATAGTTTTATCTTCTGAAGTGCCTGAAATCCTTAAGCTTTGTGATAGGATATATGTTATGTATCATGGGGAGATAACTGGGATACTTAATAGAGAAGAAGCTAATGAAGAGAATATAATGCTTTATGCAGCTGGAGTTAAAAGGAGTGAAGTTTCATGA
- a CDS encoding ABC transporter substrate-binding protein — translation MKKSIKTFVTMIAAMIFIISFTGCGQSKQSQQTNTSNSLSENTKKEITIGLSFPAADHGWLGAIITNAQDEAKAQGVKYITTTADNPNKQTSDVEDLITKKVDAIVMLPIESAALTPVAQKVMDAKIPLVIVDREIESDNFTALVKGDNKGVGINAAKYIAQKLNGKGNVVIIEGVPCSVTTLRTEGFKEVIKNYPDIKIVATQAGDFQKEKSLTVMQNILQSQKQIDAVYTEDDEMAFGVLQAIKEAKRTDIKVVTGCGGHKDAYKLIKDGDPLFQATFIYSPLMVKDGVKMAVDIVKGNIPKNKVTVLEATQVTKDNVDKYYDPNANY, via the coding sequence ATGAAAAAGAGCATTAAGACTTTTGTTACAATGATTGCCGCGATGATATTCATCATTTCTTTTACTGGCTGTGGACAAAGTAAACAATCCCAACAAACAAATACAAGCAATAGTTTATCTGAAAATACTAAAAAGGAGATAACTATAGGATTGTCTTTCCCAGCTGCAGATCACGGATGGCTTGGAGCTATAATTACCAATGCTCAAGATGAGGCAAAAGCACAGGGAGTAAAGTATATAACAACAACGGCAGATAATCCAAACAAGCAAACAAGTGATGTAGAAGATTTAATTACAAAGAAAGTTGATGCTATTGTAATGCTTCCTATTGAATCAGCTGCATTAACTCCAGTAGCACAAAAGGTTATGGATGCTAAAATACCTCTTGTAATTGTTGACAGAGAAATTGAAAGTGATAACTTTACAGCCCTTGTTAAAGGTGATAACAAAGGCGTTGGAATTAATGCAGCAAAGTATATTGCGCAAAAACTTAATGGTAAAGGTAATGTTGTTATAATTGAAGGAGTACCTTGTTCAGTTACTACATTAAGAACTGAAGGATTTAAGGAAGTTATAAAGAATTATCCAGATATAAAAATAGTAGCTACCCAAGCTGGAGACTTCCAAAAAGAAAAGTCTTTAACTGTTATGCAAAATATACTTCAATCTCAAAAACAAATAGATGCTGTTTATACTGAGGATGATGAAATGGCCTTTGGTGTTCTTCAAGCAATAAAGGAGGCTAAAAGAACAGATATAAAGGTTGTTACTGGCTGTGGCGGACACAAAGATGCATATAAATTAATTAAAGATGGTGATCCATTATTCCAAGCTACATTTATCTATTCTCCATTAATGGTTAAAGATGGAGTTAAAATGGCTGTTGATATAGTTAAAGGAAATATTCCTAAGAATAAAGTAACAGTTTTAGAGGCTACTCAAGTTACAAAGGATAATGTGGATAAATACTATGATCCAAATGCTAATTATTAA